In Streptomyces seoulensis, the following are encoded in one genomic region:
- the ald gene encoding alanine dehydrogenase gives MKVGIPREVKNNEFRVAITPAGVHELVRNGHQVVIERGAGLGSSITDEEYIAAGAGILDSADQVWADADLLLKVKEPVAEEYHRLRKDQILFTYLHLAASRECTDALLESGTTAIAYETVELSNRALPLLAPMSEVAGRLAPQVGAYHLMRPAGGRGVLPGGVPGVTPAKAVVIGGGVSGWNATQIAVGMGFEVTLLDRDINKLREADRIFGSKVKAIMSNAFELEKAVLDADLVIGAVLIPGAKAPKLVTNELVSQMKPGSVLVDIAIDQGGCFEDSRPTTHAEPTFRVHNSVFYCVANMPGAVPNTSTNALTNATLPYIVSLANNGWVEALRRDEALARGLNTHDGKVVYREVAEAHGLEHVAIETLIG, from the coding sequence GTGAAGGTCGGCATCCCCCGCGAGGTCAAGAACAACGAGTTCCGGGTGGCCATCACCCCCGCCGGCGTGCACGAGCTGGTGCGTAACGGCCACCAGGTCGTCATCGAGCGGGGCGCCGGTCTCGGCTCCTCGATCACGGACGAGGAGTACATCGCCGCCGGCGCCGGCATCCTGGACTCCGCCGACCAGGTGTGGGCCGACGCCGACCTGCTGCTGAAGGTCAAGGAGCCGGTCGCGGAGGAGTACCACCGCCTGCGCAAGGACCAGATCCTCTTCACCTACCTGCACCTGGCCGCCTCGCGCGAGTGCACCGACGCCCTGCTGGAGTCCGGCACCACGGCGATCGCGTACGAGACCGTAGAGCTGTCGAACCGCGCGCTGCCGCTGCTCGCCCCGATGTCCGAGGTCGCGGGCCGGCTCGCCCCGCAGGTCGGCGCCTACCACCTGATGCGCCCGGCCGGCGGCCGCGGTGTGCTCCCCGGCGGTGTGCCGGGCGTGACCCCGGCCAAGGCCGTCGTCATCGGCGGCGGTGTCTCCGGCTGGAACGCCACCCAGATCGCCGTCGGCATGGGCTTCGAGGTCACCCTGCTGGACCGTGACATCAACAAGCTGCGCGAGGCCGACCGGATCTTCGGCAGCAAGGTCAAGGCGATCATGTCCAACGCCTTCGAGCTGGAGAAGGCCGTCCTCGACGCGGACCTCGTCATCGGCGCCGTCCTCATCCCGGGCGCCAAGGCCCCGAAGCTGGTCACCAACGAGCTGGTGTCGCAGATGAAGCCCGGAAGTGTCCTTGTCGACATCGCCATCGACCAGGGCGGCTGCTTCGAGGACTCCCGTCCCACCACGCACGCCGAGCCGACCTTCCGGGTGCACAACTCGGTCTTCTACTGCGTCGCCAACATGCCCGGCGCGGTGCCCAACACCTCCACCAACGCGCTCACCAACGCGACGCTCCCGTACATCGTCTCGCTCGCCAACAACGGCTGGGTCGAGGCGCTGCGCCGGGACGAGGCGCTCGCCCGCGGCCTCAACACCCATGACGGCAAGGTCGTCTACCGCGAGGTCGCCGAGGCGCACGGCCTGGAGCACGTCGCGATCGAGACCCTGATCGGCTGA
- a CDS encoding tetratricopeptide repeat protein, which translates to MTDQAVDQEEARLSEPPAPEGHFLGRTRELKELGADIERTGLDTLAGRKAPRARVLLIAGRPGSGRTALAEEFVRQVAQRYPDGVLRARLSDPDGTPVPVERAARDLLGALGAPGPAGAAEDELTEALRTALADRRALLLLDDATGAEQVDALIPDAPDCLVVAVSRGPLTGISDVRPCTLGGLDTKSAVELLTRYTGSVRVTVDPRSAESLAEICEGQPAALTLAGGWLAARPQTAVSDLAKRLHTDPDDAPTLARVLTLVHDGLPASTARTLRLLSQAPAGTVDAHTASALAGCSVKAAQTVLRELAALGLLRPVAGPLPEYDIPGCLHPLLRALAEAGERPAELQLARARLLERDVRLLQSCRAVTETDTPEAREKLQAIPPPLRFPTPDAAAAWLTARRPALLAAARLAVADGELDNLARRLMSQLVRAMVAHFGTQAAAPDLYGIHGLVLDVAERRGLPREKAAALLNLGDVDAQTGRTRAALARYRTALDAGREANDPYAAGRAMESVGGAHQELGDHDRAADWFGRALSQRLARGERAEAARLYGRIATAHTYAGRYGEAQRNWRAALAGYRKEGDIAAHARALSELARVQEYAGRPEESLRTCQEAVEWARRAEDTRLQAALQLRLADTLDRLGDPTAARLHRAAAERMLEEEAATGTAADGEPAEADSASPDACEIRSASKED; encoded by the coding sequence GTGACGGATCAGGCGGTGGACCAGGAAGAGGCGCGGCTGTCGGAGCCGCCGGCCCCGGAGGGTCATTTCCTCGGGCGCACACGGGAGTTGAAGGAGCTCGGGGCCGACATCGAGCGCACCGGGCTGGACACCCTCGCCGGCCGCAAGGCGCCCCGCGCCCGGGTCCTGCTCATCGCCGGGCGCCCCGGCTCCGGCCGGACCGCGCTCGCCGAGGAGTTCGTCCGCCAGGTCGCGCAGCGTTACCCCGACGGCGTCCTCCGGGCCCGTCTCAGCGACCCCGACGGCACCCCCGTACCCGTGGAGCGCGCCGCCCGCGACCTGCTCGGCGCGCTCGGCGCACCCGGTCCGGCGGGCGCCGCCGAGGACGAGCTGACCGAGGCACTGCGTACCGCCCTGGCCGACCGGCGCGCCCTGCTCCTGCTGGACGACGCCACCGGGGCCGAACAGGTCGACGCCCTCATCCCGGACGCTCCCGACTGCCTGGTGGTCGCCGTCTCCCGGGGCCCCCTCACCGGCATCTCCGACGTCCGCCCCTGCACCCTGGGCGGCCTGGACACCAAGTCGGCGGTGGAACTGCTCACCCGGTACACCGGCTCGGTCCGCGTCACCGTCGACCCGCGCTCCGCCGAGTCCCTGGCCGAGATCTGCGAAGGACAGCCCGCCGCCCTCACCCTGGCCGGCGGCTGGCTCGCCGCCCGCCCCCAGACGGCCGTATCCGACCTGGCCAAGCGGCTGCACACCGACCCCGACGACGCCCCCACCCTGGCCCGCGTCCTCACACTCGTGCACGACGGACTGCCCGCCTCCACCGCCCGGACCCTGCGGCTGCTCTCCCAGGCACCGGCCGGCACCGTCGACGCGCACACCGCCTCCGCGCTGGCCGGCTGCTCGGTCAAGGCCGCGCAGACCGTCCTGCGGGAACTCGCCGCCCTCGGCCTGCTCCGCCCGGTCGCCGGACCGCTGCCCGAGTACGACATCCCCGGCTGTCTGCACCCCCTGCTGCGCGCCCTGGCCGAGGCGGGCGAACGCCCCGCCGAACTCCAGCTGGCCCGCGCCCGGCTGCTGGAGCGGGACGTACGCCTCCTCCAGTCCTGCCGCGCCGTCACCGAGACCGACACCCCCGAGGCCCGCGAGAAGCTCCAGGCGATCCCGCCGCCGCTGCGCTTCCCCACCCCCGACGCGGCCGCCGCCTGGCTCACCGCCCGGCGCCCGGCGCTGCTGGCCGCCGCCCGGCTCGCGGTGGCCGACGGCGAGCTGGACAACCTGGCCCGGCGCCTGATGTCCCAGCTGGTGCGCGCCATGGTCGCCCACTTCGGCACCCAGGCCGCCGCCCCCGACCTCTACGGCATCCACGGCCTGGTCCTCGACGTCGCCGAGCGACGCGGACTGCCCCGCGAGAAGGCCGCCGCCCTGCTGAACCTCGGCGACGTGGACGCCCAGACCGGCCGCACCCGCGCCGCGCTGGCCCGCTACCGCACCGCGCTGGACGCCGGACGCGAGGCGAACGACCCCTACGCCGCCGGCCGCGCGATGGAATCCGTAGGCGGCGCCCACCAGGAGCTGGGCGACCACGACCGGGCCGCCGACTGGTTCGGCCGCGCCCTCTCCCAGCGCCTCGCCCGCGGCGAACGCGCCGAGGCCGCCCGGCTCTACGGCCGGATCGCCACCGCCCACACCTACGCGGGCCGGTACGGCGAGGCGCAGCGCAACTGGCGGGCCGCGCTCGCCGGATACCGCAAGGAGGGCGACATCGCCGCCCACGCCCGCGCCCTGAGCGAGCTGGCCCGGGTGCAGGAGTACGCCGGCCGGCCCGAGGAGTCCCTGCGTACCTGCCAGGAGGCGGTGGAGTGGGCGCGGCGGGCGGAGGACACCCGGCTGCAGGCCGCGCTGCAACTGCGGCTGGCCGACACCCTGGACCGGCTGGGCGACCCCACGGCCGCCCGACTGCACCGCGCGGCGGCCGAGCGCATGCTGGAAGAGGAGGCGGCCACCGGGACCGCCGCCGACGGAGAGCCGGCGGAAGCAGACTCTGCCAGCCCGGATGCCTGCGAAATCCGCAGTGCATCCAAAGAAGATTGA
- a CDS encoding NUDIX domain-containing protein — MTIKDTPEEWEIRDSATPFTGNKTSVRTDDVVMPDGSVARRDYQVHPGSVAVLALDEEDRVLLISQYRHPVRHKLWEIPAGLLDVPGENPLHAAQRELYEEAHVKAEDWRVLADVYTSPGGCDEAVRIFLARDVSEAEGERFVTEHEETDMEYARVPVDELVRLVLAGDLHNNCLVVGVLALAAARAGDGLESLRPADAPWPARPFTS, encoded by the coding sequence ATGACGATCAAGGACACCCCCGAGGAGTGGGAGATCCGCGACAGCGCGACCCCGTTCACGGGCAACAAGACCTCGGTCCGCACCGACGACGTGGTCATGCCCGACGGCTCGGTGGCCCGCCGCGACTACCAGGTCCACCCCGGCTCGGTCGCCGTCCTCGCCCTGGACGAGGAGGACCGGGTCCTGCTCATCAGCCAGTACCGCCACCCCGTGCGCCACAAGCTCTGGGAGATCCCGGCCGGCCTGCTCGACGTGCCCGGCGAGAACCCGCTGCACGCCGCCCAGCGCGAGCTGTACGAGGAGGCGCACGTCAAGGCCGAGGACTGGCGGGTGCTGGCCGACGTCTACACCAGCCCCGGCGGCTGCGACGAGGCGGTACGGATCTTCCTGGCCCGCGACGTCTCCGAGGCCGAGGGCGAGCGCTTCGTCACGGAGCACGAGGAGACGGACATGGAGTACGCGCGCGTGCCCGTGGACGAGCTGGTGCGGCTGGTGCTCGCCGGGGACCTGCACAACAACTGCCTGGTCGTCGGCGTCCTCGCGCTGGCCGCCGCCCGTGCCGGGGACGGCCTGGAGAGCCTGCGCCCGGCCGACGCGCCGTGGCCCGCACGTCCCTTCACGTCCTGA
- a CDS encoding CTP synthase: MPPKSTTTKHIFVTGGVASSLGKGLTASSLGMLLKARGLRVVMQKLDPYLNVDPGTMNPFQHGEVFVTNDGAETDLDIGHYERFLDRDLDGSANVTTGQVYSTVIAKERRGEYLGDTVQVIPHITNEIKHRIRRMATDEVDVVITEVGGTVGDIESLPFLETVRQVRHEVGRDNVFVVHISLLPYIGPSGELKTKPTQHSVAALRNIGIQPDAIVLRCDREVPTAIKRKISLMCDVDEDAVVACPDARSIYDIPKVIHGEGLDAYVVRKLDLPFRDVDWTTWDDLLDRVHKPDHEITLALVGKYIDLPDAYLSVTEALRAGGFANRARVKIKWVTSDDCKTPAGAAAALGDVDGICIPGGFGDRGVLGKVGAIRYARENKIPLLGLCLGLQCIVVEAARNLADIPDANSTEFDPATGHPVISTMAEQMDIVAGEGDMGGTMRLGMYPAKLAEGSIVREVYDGKEYVEERHRHRYEVNNSYRAELEKKAGIVFSGTSPDGKLVEYVEYPREVHPYLVATQAHPELRSRPTRPHPLFAGLVKASVERKTAGKPKNSK; this comes from the coding sequence ATGCCGCCGAAATCTACGACGACCAAGCACATCTTCGTCACCGGGGGTGTCGCCTCCTCGCTCGGCAAGGGCCTCACCGCCTCCAGCCTGGGCATGCTGCTCAAGGCTCGCGGCCTGCGCGTCGTGATGCAGAAGCTCGACCCGTATCTGAACGTCGACCCGGGCACGATGAACCCCTTCCAGCACGGTGAGGTGTTCGTCACCAACGACGGCGCCGAGACCGACCTGGACATCGGCCACTACGAGCGCTTCCTCGACCGCGACCTCGACGGCTCGGCCAACGTCACCACCGGCCAGGTCTACTCCACGGTCATCGCCAAGGAGCGGCGCGGCGAGTACCTGGGCGACACCGTGCAGGTCATCCCGCACATCACCAACGAGATCAAGCACCGCATCCGGCGCATGGCCACCGACGAGGTGGACGTCGTCATCACCGAGGTCGGCGGCACGGTCGGCGACATCGAGTCGCTGCCGTTCCTGGAGACCGTCCGCCAGGTCCGCCACGAGGTCGGCCGGGACAACGTCTTCGTCGTCCACATCTCGCTGCTGCCCTACATCGGCCCCTCCGGCGAGCTGAAGACCAAGCCGACCCAGCACTCCGTCGCCGCGCTGCGCAACATCGGCATCCAGCCCGACGCGATCGTGCTGCGCTGCGACCGCGAGGTCCCCACCGCCATCAAGCGCAAGATCTCGCTGATGTGCGACGTGGACGAGGACGCCGTCGTGGCCTGCCCCGACGCCCGCTCCATCTACGACATCCCGAAGGTCATCCACGGCGAGGGCCTGGACGCATACGTCGTGCGCAAGCTCGACCTGCCCTTCCGGGACGTGGACTGGACCACCTGGGACGACCTGCTGGACCGCGTGCACAAGCCGGACCACGAGATCACCCTCGCCCTGGTCGGCAAGTACATCGACCTGCCCGACGCCTATCTGTCGGTCACCGAGGCGCTGCGCGCCGGCGGCTTCGCCAACCGCGCCCGCGTCAAGATCAAGTGGGTCACCTCGGACGACTGCAAGACCCCGGCCGGTGCCGCCGCCGCCCTCGGCGACGTGGACGGCATCTGCATCCCCGGCGGCTTCGGCGACCGTGGTGTGCTCGGCAAGGTCGGCGCGATCCGCTACGCCCGCGAGAACAAGATCCCGCTGCTGGGTCTCTGCCTGGGCCTGCAGTGCATCGTGGTCGAGGCCGCGCGGAACCTGGCGGACATCCCGGACGCCAACTCCACCGAGTTCGACCCGGCCACCGGCCACCCGGTCATCTCCACCATGGCCGAGCAGATGGACATCGTCGCCGGTGAGGGCGACATGGGCGGCACCATGCGCCTGGGCATGTACCCGGCCAAGCTGGCCGAGGGCTCCATCGTCCGCGAGGTCTACGACGGCAAGGAGTACGTCGAGGAGCGGCACCGCCACCGCTACGAGGTCAACAACTCCTACCGCGCCGAGCTGGAGAAGAAGGCGGGCATCGTCTTCTCGGGCACCTCGCCCGACGGCAAGCTCGTCGAGTACGTGGAGTACCCGCGCGAGGTCCACCCCTACCTCGTCGCCACCCAGGCGCACCCCGAGCTGCGCTCGCGGCCGACCCGGCCGCACCCGCTGTTCGCGGGCCTGGTGAAGGCTTCCGTCGAGCGCAAGACGGCGGGCAAGCCGAAGAACTCCAAGTAG
- a CDS encoding glycoside hydrolase family 15 protein: MAGRIEDYALIGDMQTAALVCRDGTVDWLCLPRFDSHAIFAGLLGTEEHGFWRLGPAYAADSPPPTAARRGYRGDSLILESEWDTPRGTVRVTDFMPPRDGAPQLIRIVEGLSGEVPMRSELRMRFSYGRVVPWVHKYDNRTVAVAGPDSVWFDTEADTYGKDLTTYSDFTVSAGERVAFTISWQPSHKEAPPLPEPEQALRATEEFWREWVEQCTYHGPYREAVIRSLITLKALTYAPTGGIVAAPTTSLPEDIGGVRNWDYRYTWLRDAAITLSSLLRTGYRDEARAWREWLLRAVAGDPENLQIMYGIAGERELGEAELDWLPGYENSRPVRVGNGAADQLQLDVYGEVIEALHLGHMTGLARNDYASVLQLKLIRYLEDHWQEPDEGIWEVRGPRRQFVHSKVMAWVAVDRTIKLIESGDAEGPLERWKELRDDIHREVCEKGYDPERNTFTQYYGSKELDASLLLIPQMGFLPPDDKRVIGTIEAIQRELSTSDGFILRYPTDGEDAGVDGLPGDEGAFLACSFWMADDLAMIGRVDEARKLFEKLLALRNDLGLLAEEWDPVNQRQVGNFPQAFSHVPLIDTALRLTASGAYGG; encoded by the coding sequence GTGGCCGGGCGCATCGAAGATTACGCACTCATCGGAGACATGCAGACCGCCGCGCTGGTCTGCCGGGACGGCACAGTGGACTGGCTGTGCCTGCCCCGCTTCGACTCGCACGCCATCTTCGCCGGCCTGCTCGGCACCGAGGAGCACGGCTTCTGGCGGCTAGGCCCGGCGTACGCGGCGGACTCACCCCCGCCCACGGCGGCCCGGCGGGGCTACCGGGGCGACTCGCTGATCCTGGAGTCGGAGTGGGACACCCCGCGCGGCACCGTACGGGTGACGGATTTCATGCCCCCGCGTGACGGCGCCCCGCAGCTCATCCGGATCGTGGAGGGGCTCAGCGGCGAGGTGCCGATGCGCTCCGAGCTGCGCATGCGGTTCTCCTACGGCCGTGTGGTGCCGTGGGTGCACAAGTACGACAACCGTACGGTCGCCGTCGCGGGTCCCGACTCGGTCTGGTTCGACACCGAGGCCGACACCTACGGCAAGGACCTGACGACGTACTCCGACTTCACCGTCTCCGCCGGTGAGCGGGTGGCGTTCACCATCTCCTGGCAGCCCTCGCACAAGGAGGCGCCGCCGCTGCCCGAGCCGGAGCAGGCGCTGCGTGCGACGGAGGAGTTCTGGCGCGAGTGGGTCGAGCAGTGCACGTACCACGGCCCCTACCGGGAGGCCGTGATCCGTTCGCTGATCACGCTGAAGGCGCTGACCTACGCCCCCACCGGCGGCATCGTCGCCGCGCCCACCACCTCCCTGCCGGAGGACATCGGGGGCGTGCGCAACTGGGACTACCGCTACACCTGGCTGCGGGACGCGGCCATCACCCTGTCCTCGCTGCTGCGCACCGGCTACCGCGACGAGGCCCGCGCCTGGCGCGAGTGGCTGCTGCGGGCGGTGGCGGGCGACCCGGAGAACCTCCAGATCATGTACGGGATCGCCGGCGAGCGTGAGCTGGGCGAGGCCGAGCTGGACTGGCTGCCGGGGTACGAGAACTCCCGCCCGGTCCGGGTGGGCAACGGCGCCGCCGACCAGCTCCAGCTCGATGTGTACGGCGAGGTCATCGAGGCCCTCCACCTGGGCCACATGACCGGGCTGGCGCGCAACGACTACGCCTCGGTGCTCCAGCTCAAGCTGATCCGCTACCTCGAGGACCACTGGCAGGAGCCGGACGAGGGCATCTGGGAGGTGCGCGGGCCGCGCCGCCAGTTCGTGCACTCCAAGGTGATGGCCTGGGTCGCGGTGGACCGCACGATCAAGCTGATCGAGTCCGGGGACGCGGAGGGACCGCTGGAGCGCTGGAAGGAACTGCGCGACGACATCCACCGCGAGGTCTGCGAGAAGGGCTACGACCCGGAGCGCAACACCTTCACCCAGTACTACGGCTCCAAGGAGCTGGACGCCTCCCTGCTGCTGATCCCGCAGATGGGCTTCCTGCCGCCGGACGACAAGCGGGTGATCGGCACCATCGAGGCGATCCAGCGCGAGCTGTCCACCTCCGACGGGTTCATCCTGCGCTACCCGACCGACGGTGAGGACGCGGGCGTCGACGGCCTGCCCGGTGACGAGGGCGCCTTCCTGGCCTGCTCGTTCTGGATGGCGGACGACCTCGCGATGATCGGCCGGGTGGACGAGGCCCGCAAGCTGTTCGAGAAGCTCCTCGCCCTGCGCAACGACCTCGGCCTCCTCGCCGAGGAGTGGGACCCCGTCAACCAGCGCCAGGTCGGCAACTTCCCCCAGGCGTTCAGCCACGTCCCCCTGATCGACACCGCCCTGCGGCTGACGGCCTCGGGGGCGTACGGGGGCTGA
- a CDS encoding FAD-binding oxidoreductase, with protein MAPLSKAGAALAALRDELSGEVYAPGDPGYDAARAGSRPAVIARCADPADVVRAVRFARDLDLPVAVGGAVGHGGVMVDLRRMRGVSVDPEARTVRVEGGATMSGLDRACRPYALAAPGAPDPATGVAGFVLGGGTGWLDRAFGLGVDGLRGVELVTADAELIRVGPQAHPELFWALHGGGGTFGVATALTLDLHELPEFTATLLLYRPEHGPEVVRAFREAVERGPDRLSGTLLYLTGPPGSAAGELMCGALVTYAGGAEALRETAAPLRALPVAGELPYAEALGLFDAPPGRRSLSSAECLTGLPDELVDVHCSLGERMPVPSGSLHLLFPQGGAVAAGPHDYPLPFRDAPWVAHPSARWADGCDDERARAWVREVRSGVAPWSTGAVPLDLIGDEGAERLRAGLGVGNLLRLEKVKRAYDPDDVFRFHHAIRPV; from the coding sequence ATGGCCCCCCTCTCGAAGGCCGGCGCGGCGCTGGCCGCGTTGCGTGACGAGCTGAGCGGTGAGGTGTACGCGCCCGGTGACCCGGGATACGACGCGGCACGGGCCGGGTCGCGCCCGGCCGTGATCGCCCGGTGCGCCGACCCGGCCGACGTGGTGCGCGCGGTCCGCTTCGCCCGTGATCTGGACCTGCCCGTCGCCGTGGGCGGTGCCGTCGGCCACGGCGGGGTGATGGTGGACCTGCGCCGGATGCGCGGGGTGAGCGTCGACCCCGAGGCCCGGACGGTACGGGTCGAGGGCGGCGCCACCATGAGCGGGCTCGACCGGGCCTGCCGGCCGTACGCGCTGGCCGCTCCCGGCGCCCCGGACCCCGCCACCGGGGTCGCCGGGTTCGTGCTCGGCGGCGGTACCGGCTGGCTGGACCGCGCCTTCGGGCTCGGCGTGGACGGTCTGCGCGGTGTGGAGCTGGTCACGGCCGACGCCGAGCTGATACGCGTCGGCCCCCAGGCGCATCCCGAGCTGTTCTGGGCGCTGCACGGCGGGGGCGGCACCTTCGGCGTGGCCACCGCGCTCACCCTGGACCTGCACGAGCTGCCCGAGTTCACGGCCACCCTGCTGCTGTACCGGCCGGAGCACGGTCCCGAGGTGGTGCGCGCCTTCCGCGAGGCCGTCGAGCGGGGCCCGGACCGGCTGAGCGGGACCCTGCTGTACCTCACCGGCCCGCCCGGGTCCGCCGCCGGGGAGCTGATGTGCGGGGCGCTGGTGACGTACGCGGGCGGGGCGGAGGCTCTGCGGGAGACGGCCGCGCCGCTGCGGGCGCTGCCGGTGGCGGGCGAGCTGCCGTACGCGGAGGCCCTGGGCCTGTTCGACGCGCCGCCCGGCCGGCGGAGCCTCTCCTCGGCCGAGTGCCTGACCGGTCTGCCGGACGAGCTGGTGGACGTCCACTGCTCGCTCGGCGAGCGGATGCCGGTACCGAGCGGCAGCCTGCATCTGCTGTTCCCGCAGGGCGGCGCCGTCGCGGCCGGTCCGCACGACTACCCGCTCCCCTTCCGGGACGCCCCCTGGGTGGCGCACCCGTCCGCCCGCTGGGCGGACGGGTGCGACGACGAGCGCGCCCGCGCCTGGGTGCGGGAGGTCCGCTCCGGGGTCGCGCCGTGGAGCACGGGCGCCGTCCCACTGGACCTCATCGGCGACGAGGGCGCCGAACGGCTGCGCGCGGGGCTGGGGGTGGGCAACCTGCTGCGGCTGGAGAAGGTGAAGCGGGCGTACGACCCGGACGACGTCTTCCGCTTCCACCACGCCATCCGGCCCGTGTAG
- a CDS encoding PucR family transcriptional regulator produces MGTEGGGITVRRALELPGLRGGLPEVVAGEDRLERAVRWVHAGEVPHIAKLLKGGELLLTTGYGLGTRPAEQRAFVRTLAERDIAALVVELGQRFTRLPAALVETARATGLPLVQLHREVPFVAVTEEIHTEIVNGHYALLQRAEDVHRRCTEALLGGGGVPQLLTILADFCANPVLLETADGRLLYAAGPGPEGADPLQVWEGLRGPHRAEPPPAGALLVDVPGGGAGASGVRARLVLLPVGAPLAPVHRIAAERAAGTVAVVLMQARQEEELAARGRGDFLTDLAEGRVRAGDAPAQARVLGFRPGDGPLLPVVMRVGDALSPAGGWAVLARAVGEELASVGVPVLLGVRPVEGRVPVLVGLRSAADRVPVADRVAAALRAGAERAGMIRPGARPPVVVVGVPGDWASASAGLRHAAETATAAQGLTDRPWYDARRLDIDLLLWRLRDHPDLAAFVDRALGPLREHDRRAKPPLLPTLETYLAHAGRKAETARELHLNRQTLYNRLARIGELLNTDLDDPHTVLALSLALRARRHVD; encoded by the coding sequence ATGGGCACAGAGGGTGGCGGGATCACCGTGCGGCGGGCGCTGGAGCTGCCCGGACTGCGCGGCGGGCTGCCGGAGGTGGTGGCGGGCGAGGACCGGCTGGAGCGCGCGGTGCGCTGGGTGCACGCGGGCGAGGTCCCGCACATCGCCAAGCTGCTCAAGGGCGGCGAGCTGCTGCTGACCACCGGGTACGGGCTGGGCACGCGCCCGGCCGAGCAGCGGGCGTTCGTCCGCACGCTGGCGGAGCGGGACATCGCCGCGCTGGTGGTGGAGCTGGGCCAGCGCTTCACCCGGCTCCCGGCCGCCCTGGTGGAGACCGCGCGGGCGACCGGCCTGCCGCTGGTCCAGCTGCACCGCGAGGTGCCGTTCGTGGCGGTCACCGAGGAGATCCACACCGAGATCGTCAACGGCCACTACGCCCTGCTCCAGCGGGCGGAGGACGTGCACCGGCGCTGTACGGAGGCGTTGCTCGGCGGCGGCGGAGTACCCCAGCTCCTCACCATCCTCGCCGACTTCTGCGCCAACCCGGTGTTACTGGAGACCGCCGACGGCCGCCTGCTGTACGCGGCCGGGCCGGGCCCCGAGGGTGCGGACCCCTTGCAGGTGTGGGAGGGGCTGCGCGGTCCGCACCGGGCGGAGCCGCCGCCGGCCGGGGCGCTGCTGGTGGACGTGCCGGGCGGGGGCGCGGGGGCGAGCGGGGTGCGGGCGCGGCTGGTGCTGCTGCCGGTCGGCGCTCCGCTGGCGCCGGTGCACCGGATCGCGGCCGAGCGGGCGGCGGGGACGGTGGCGGTGGTGCTGATGCAGGCCCGCCAGGAGGAGGAGCTGGCGGCGCGTGGCCGGGGGGACTTCCTGACCGATCTGGCCGAGGGCCGGGTGCGGGCCGGGGACGCTCCGGCGCAGGCCCGGGTGCTGGGGTTCCGGCCGGGTGACGGCCCGCTGCTGCCGGTGGTGATGCGGGTGGGGGACGCGCTGTCCCCGGCGGGCGGCTGGGCGGTGCTGGCGCGGGCGGTCGGTGAGGAGTTGGCGTCGGTGGGGGTGCCGGTGCTGCTGGGGGTGCGGCCGGTGGAGGGCCGGGTGCCGGTGCTGGTGGGGCTGCGCTCCGCGGCCGACCGGGTGCCGGTCGCGGACCGGGTGGCGGCCGCGCTGCGTGCGGGTGCCGAGCGGGCCGGGATGATCCGGCCGGGGGCCCGGCCGCCGGTCGTGGTGGTGGGGGTGCCGGGCGACTGGGCGTCGGCCTCGGCGGGCCTGCGGCACGCGGCGGAGACGGCGACGGCCGCACAGGGGCTCACCGACCGGCCCTGGTACGACGCCCGCCGCCTCGACATCGACCTGCTGCTGTGGCGGCTGCGCGACCACCCCGACCTGGCGGCCTTCGTGGACCGGGCGCTCGGCCCGCTGCGCGAGCACGACCGGCGCGCGAAGCCGCCGCTGCTGCCCACCCTGGAGACCTACCTCGCCCACGCGGGCCGCAAGGCGGAGACCGCTCGCGAACTCCACCTCAACCGCCAGACCCTCTACAACCGCCTCGCCCGCATAGGCGAGTTGCTGAACACCGACCTCGACGACCCGCACACCGTACTGGCGTTGAGCCTGGCCCTGCGGGCGCGGCGACACGTCGACTAG